TCCTCGGTCAGGTTGAATTTCCAGGCGCGTGAGCCGATGCCGCTCAACACGTGCGCCAACTCCGCCGACAGCGGATGAGCGCTGAGCTGCGCACCCTGCTCGTACAGGCTGAGCAGCTCGCCCAGCGCCTGCTCACCCGTGACGCTGCCGGACGCGGCGGTGACCGTGCGGCCCTCGAACAGCAGCACGAACGCCTGCTGTTCACCCAGCACCGCGTGCAGGTACCCGTACCACGCCTGTTCATGCAGGAATTTCAGGAAACCGTGCAGGTCACAGAACTGCTGGCTCAACCCGGCATGGCTGGGAGCGGATTCCGGCAGGAAACGGGCCAGGAACGGCGACGCGCCGGGAAACATCGGCAGCAGGTCCGGGACCATGTCGGGCAGGTCCGGCACGTCACCGGCCACAGTTGAGCGGAGTGGATCGAGGGGAGGAATTCCACTGGGTTCAGGCATGCTGCACTCCGCGCCGGGTCATCAGATCGCCCGTTCCCGGGCCGACGGGTCATCCTTGCCCGCCTCGCCAAGCGGTTGCAGTCCCGCCCGGTACCGCTGGGCGTTCAGGACGTACCGCTGCGCGTTGCCGCCGCTGGGGGCGTGGCGGACCACCCGGGCGGGCACCCCGACGGCCAGCATGCCGTCCGGCACGTGGGTGCCTTCGGGGAGGACCGCACCGGCGCCCAGCATCGCGCCAGCCCCGAGGCTGCTGCCGCTGAGCATCACGGCGCCCATCCCGACCAGACTGCCGGGGCCGCAGGTGGCACCGTGGACGATGGCGCGGTGGCCGACCGTGACGTGATCGTCCAGCACGCAGGGCCAGCCGGCGTCGGTGTGCAGCACGGCGCCGTCCTGCACGTTGCAGCCGGGTCCGATCCGGATGGGCTCCAGGTCGCCGCGCAGGACCGCTCCGAACCACACGCTGGCTTGAGCGCTGACGGTGACCTGCCCGATCAGGTCGGCGCTCGGGGCGATGAAGGCCGTGGGATGGATGTCGGGGCGGTGCCCGTCCAGGGCGTAGAGCGGCATGGATCCTCCAGAGTCGGTCACGGTGGGCGGCCTCCCGCCGGGCGGGCCGTTGGAGGACAGATCTCCGTGATCAGGTGAATTGCCGTCAGGGTAGCACGCGCTTCCACGCCCGGTCAGCCCGGAATGAAGGGGGCCGCCCGGCACGCTCATGTTCGCCACATGACGCGGGTGGGCCGTGCGATACTCCGGGGGTCTCAACGTGATTCCACCGTCCACAAGGTTCAGCCTTAGAGGGCTGCGTCTGGCTGGAGTTCGCCTGGGATGCAAGGAGAGTTATGGCTCAAGGTCGTGTGAAGTGGTTCAACGTGGAGAAGGGCTACGGCTTCATCGAGCACCCCGGCAACCCGGACGTGTTCGTGCATTACAGCGCCATCCAGAGCGGCGGCTTCCGCAAGCTCAACGAGGGTGACGAGGTCGACTTCGAAGTGGAGGCCGGGCAGGGCAGCAAGGGCCCGCAGGCCAAGAACGTGCAGGTCACCAACGCCGCGCCCGCCCCCATGGCGGCCCGTGGTGGCGGCAGCCGCTGGTAAGCCACTCCGTTTCGCAGTGCCGGAGGCCCTCTCGGGGCCTCTTCTTCATGACGCACGCCACGTGAGCAGGCGGCCCAACAGCATCTGCCGCACCGGACCCCCTGGTGGCCGCCTACGATGGACGGGTGAGCGAACCCACCACCCCAGAGTCCCGCCCCCTGGGGCGCCATGATCCCACCGGGACCCGTCCCACGTCGGCTGCACTGGCCGACGGGCCGCCCGCGCCGATGGGTGGCCCCGCCGACCCGCCGGACGTGATGCGCCACGACCTCTCCTTCACCGGGTCCGCCGGGGAGTACTTCCGGCTGTGGATCGTGAATGTCGCCCTGACGCTGGTCACGCTGGGTATCTACCTGCCGTGGGCGCGCGTGCGGACCCGGCAGTACTTCTACGGGCACACCTGGCTGGACGGTCAGAACTTCGAGTACCGCGCCAACCCGGCGGCACTGCTGCGCGGGTACCTGCTGGTGGGCGCGCTGTTCCTGCTGTACGGGTATTCACTGGACCGTGAACTGTACTGGCTGATGATCCCGATTCTGCTGCTGTACGCCGGGGCGTACCCCTGGCTGGTGTGGCGGTCACTGCGCTTCCAGGCGGCCAACACGTTCCACCGGGGCCTGAACTTCTCCTTTCACGGCACGGCCGGTGAGTCGTACGTGGCGTACGGCGCGGCGAACCTCGCGGCGTCGGTGGCGGGCATCTTCGCGTTGCCGTGGGCGTGGTTCATGCAGCGGCAGTATCAGGTCAGGGGGCTGGGCTACGGGCAGGCGCGCGGGCATTTCCGGGGGGACGTCGCGCCGTTCTACCTGATTGGCCTGACGTCGCTGGGTCTGAGCGTGGGGGGCGTGATCGTGGCGCTGCTGCTGGGCGGCATGGTGGCGGGCGCGTGGTCGGCCCTCAGTGGCGAACTGACGTCCGGGAGGGGTGAGATCTGGGACCGGGTCTCCCCCACCACGCTCTGGATCTTCGCGGGCGTGGCGTACGTGTCGTTCCTGCTGCTGTACGTGGTGGGCTGGCAGTACGTGCGCGGCGCCACCATGAAGTACGTACTGAACAACGCCGAGCTGGGCGGCGTGGTCCGCTCGGGCGCCACCTTCAACCCGTGGGGCCTGGTGTGGATCAGCGTCACGAACAGCCTCGCGCAGGTCCTCACGCTGGGCCTGGCGACCCCGTGGGCCGCCATCCGCCGCGCGCGCTTCGTGCTGCTGGGCACGCACATCCGGGCGATCACGGACCTCGACCACTTCCGCGGGCAGGCGCAACTGCCCGGCACGGCGCTGGGCGAGGCGGCGTCGGAACTGCTGGACATCCAGGTGGGCTTCTGATGCCCGCACTGGCGCCCGGGTCCGAGACGCTGCGGGGCGTCTATTTCGACGGGCACAGCAGCCGAGATCGCGCCGCGACCCTCACACTCAGCGATCCGGTCCGACTGGACCTAGAGGGCGAGTCGCAGGTGTTTCCGGCCTCGGCGGTCGTCACGGACCCTCCCGTGCCGGGCGTGCGGCGCGTGGTGCGCCTGCCGGGAGGCGCGCGCTTCGAGACGACCGAGTTCGCGGCGCTTCTCGCCTGGGAACGGGCCAGGGGCCAGCACCGGGCGCTGCGGGGCGTGGCGTGGCTGGAGGCCCGCTGGGGGAGCGCCCTGGCCGCCGTCGTGGTGGCTTTCGCGCTGACCGGCGCATTTCTGGTGTGGGGCATTCCGGCGCTGGCCACCCAGGCAGCCCACGTCACGCCCCGCGGGGTCCTGGCATCGTTCGACGAGCAGACGCTGCAGGTGCTGGAGGATCAGGATCTGGTCGGGCCGAGCGGGCTGCCCACCGAACGACAGGCGGCGCTGCAACGGCAGTTCCGGGCGGTTCAGGCGTGGGCGGGCGGCGGGTACCCGTACCGCCTGCTGATCCGCGACGGGGAGCCCAGCGGGTTCGGCGGGGTGGGCGCCAACGCGTTCGCGCTGCCGAACGGAACGATCGTGATGACCGATCAGCTGGTGGCCCTGGCCCGCAGTGATCGGGAACTTCTGGGCGTGCTGGCGCACGAGACCGGGCACGTCACGCGGCGGCATGGCCTGGCGGCGGTGTATCAGGGGCTGGGGCTGGGACTGGTGACGACCCTCATCACGGGGGACCTGGTCAGCGCCAGCACCTTCGCGGCGGCGGTTCCGGCCGCGATCCTGCGCGGCGGGTACTCGCGCGACGCGGAGACCGAGGCGGACCGCGTGTCGGCGGACTTCATGCTCTCGCAGTACGGCACGACGAAGCCGCTTCAGGACATCCTCGCCCGCCTCGACAGGGAGGAGGAGGACGACCCGGCGGACCCGTCGTGGCTGGACATCTTCCGGTCGCATCCGGTCACCAGTGAGCGGGTGGCGGCCCTGAAAGCGCTGGACCGTCCCTGATGACGGGGCGCGGGCGGGTGGCAGAATGCGCGGGTGACCGCTGACCTGCCCCGCTCGAGTGCCCTGACCTCTCCCCTGCTGGCCCTGGATATCGGGGGGACGAGCATGCGCGCGGCGCTGGTGCAGGGCGGGCAGGTGCTGGAGCGCGTGGAGGCCCGCACGCCCCGCCCGGCCACACCCGACGCGGTGATAGAGGCAGCAATTGCGCTGGCCCGGCCCCTCGCCGCACGCGCAGCGGCGGTGGGCGTGGCGTGCGCGGGCGCCGTGGCGCGGGGTCGCGTGACGGCCACCGCCACCCACACCTTCCCCGGCTGGGTGGACATTCCCCTCGCGGAGCGGCTGGGCGCGGGGCTGGGCCTGCCGTGCGCGGCGCTGAACGACGCGCGGGCCGCCGCGTGGGGCGAGTACGCCGCCGGGTCGGGCGGAGGCACGACCGAGTTCATGTTCGTGACGATCAGCACCGGGGTCGGGGCCGGGCTGGTGCTGGGTGGGAAGCTGCATCTGGCCGCCAACGGCCTGGACGCCGAACTGGGCTTCGTGACCGTCCCGGCGCACTGGAACGCGGGTGCGCCCACCCCGGCGGGGCGCCTGGCGCCGCTGGAGTTCGAGTCGAGTGGCACGGCCCTGAACGCCCGCGCCGTGACGCTGGGGTTCGCGGACGCCCGCTCCCTGTGCGACGCGGCCGAGGCAGGGGACGCGACAGCGGACGCGGAGTACCGGCACTCGGCGGCAGGGCTAGCGTGGAAAATCGCGGACATCGCCGCGCTGATCGGCGTGACGCGCGTGGCGCTGGGCGGCAGCGTCGGCCTGCGTCCCGGCTACCGGACCCGCGTGCAGGAGGCGCTGGCGGCGTTCCCGGAACGCTACCGGCCCGAGGTGGTGCACGCGGCCCTGGGTGCGGACGCCGGCCTGATCGGCGCGGCGCTGTGGGCGGCCCGCTCGGCCAACGGGTGAACAAGCGGGGGTGATTCAGTCGACCTGTACGGCGCAGCTGGGACTTGGCAGTCACATGAGCAGGCTGCGGGCGTCCTCCCAGTGTGCCTGGCGGCGGGGTGCCACGGTTTGGCGCAGTGCACCCACAACGGTCACCCCGGTGGCGGGCGGGGAATCCCCGCGGTGACGCTGCGCCGACTGGGGACCTGTCTGGTCGATCCGTCATGGACGTGACTGGAGCGTGACCAACATGCGACCGACGACGCCTTTGCATTTGACAGGTGCGGGGTCCGTTTCGACCTCCTCCCCACAACTCGGAAATGGTCATTTTGAGCGTCTGACAGCGTGTTTACGCACCTGCGGGCCGGTGTGTTAGCCTCGCGGCAACCACAAGGAGGCCGTATGAGCAGCACCCTGATGGAAGGATTCCTTCCCTTCGAGCACGAACCGTACTTCAACTTCAAGGACACCCAGGTGGCCGAGCGGCAGCGCGCCGCGTTCGCCTTGGTGCGCGAGCGGTACCTGGGCAAGGCCTTCCCGCTGATCGTGAACGGGCGGGAGGTGCAGGGCGAGGGCACCTTCGACGTCCGCAACCCCGCCGACACGCGCGAGGTCGTCTGGTCCTTCCAGATGGCCACCCCCGCCCAGCTGGACGAGGCCGTGAAGGCGGCGCAGGCGGCGTTCGAGGAGTGGCGGTTCACCGAGCCGTTCCAGCGCGCCACGATCTTCAAGCGGGCCGCCGAGCTGCTGCGCGCGCGCCGCATGGAATTCAACGCCGTCATGACCCTGGAGAACGGCAAGAACTGGTTCGAGGCGGACGGCGAGGTCGCGGAGTCCGTGGATCACTTCGAGGTCTTCGCGCGGGAAACGATGCGCTGGGCGAGCGGCAAGCCCGTGTACCCCATGCCGGACGAGCACGTCACAACCGTGTACGAGCCGCTGGGCGTCGTGGCCTGCATCAGCCCCTGGAACTTCCCCAGCGCGATCCCGCTGGGCATGGCGCTGGGCGCGCTGGCCGCCGGGAACACCGTCCTCTGGAAGCCCGCGTCCGAGACGCCGCTGTCGTCGTACCTGATGATCGAGCTGCTGTTCGAGGCCGGGCTGCCGCGTGGGACCGTGCAGTTCCTGACCGGCACGGACGACGTGCTGGGCGATCCGCTGGTGGATCACCCCGGCGTGCGGATGATCGCGTTCACGGGCAGCAAGGAGATCGGCTGCCGCATCTACGAGCGGGCCGCGCGGGTGCAGCCGGGCCAGAAGTGGCTCAAGCGCGTCATCGCCGAGATGGGCGGCAAGGACCCGACGGTCGTGTGCGCCGACGGTGACCTGGAAGCCGCCGCGACCGGCATCGTGCAGGCGGCGTTCGGGTACAGCGGGCAGAAGTGCAGCGCCTGCTCCCGCGTGATCGTCGAGGAGAGCGTGTACGACGACCTGCTGGCCCGCGTGGTCGAGAAGGCGCGCGGCCTGAAGGTGGGCCTCCCCGAGGAGAACGCGGACCTGGGTCCCGTGATCACGCAGGGCAGCGCCGAGCGCATCACGAAGTACGTGCAGGAGGGGCAGGGCCGCGTGCGCCTGCTGCTGGGCGGCGATGCGCCCGACGTGGGCGAGCGCGTGGGCGGCTACGTGGCCCCCACGATCCTCGCGGACGTGCCCGCCGACGACGCGCTGTTCCAGGAGGAGATCTTCGGCCCGGTCCTGGCCTTCACGAAGGCCCGCGACTGGCAGCATGCCATCGAACTGGCGAACGACAGCGAGTACGGCCTGACCGCCGCGTTCTACTCCCGCGACCCCCGCAAGATCGACGAGGCCCGCAAAAAGATTCACGTGGGCAACCTGTACGTGAACCGCAAGTGCACGGGCGCGCTGAGCGGCACGCACGCCTTCGGCGGGTACGGCATGAGCGGCACGAACGCCAAGGTGGGCGGCCCGGACTACCTGTTCTGGTTCCTGCAGACGAAAACCATCGCGCAGCGCTACTGAGGGCGCGCGGGGTCGGGTCAGGGTTGCCCGCGCAGCCACGCCCGCCCCGCCGCCTCGTCCGGCACGAAGCGGATCGCCGGGTGGCGGGCGTGTTCGCGGGCCAGTTCCGCGAAACGCTCGCCGTACCGGGCCGGGTCGGGCACGACCACCGCGACGGGCAGGCAGTAGTTCACGAACTTCTGGAACAGTTCGCCCAGCAGCCCCGTGCGCAGGTTCAGGAAGTCGGCGCCGAGGTCCGTGTCGTGCAGGAGGAGGCCCGCGTGCCCGAAGGTCGCGCCCACCACCTGCGGAATGTCGGTGGCGGACTGAAGCGTCAGGCCCAGCTCGGGCAGGGTCGTGACCTTGTCGGACTGTTGGGGTTCCATCCTCCCATTCTCGTTTCTCGCCGCAATCTGGGACACTGGCCACATGACGGATGACTCACGCAATCAACGCTCGCAGCTCGCGTTCGCCCGGCTCCTGCCGAAACTGTTCCGGGGGGGGCAGGCGTTCGTGGGCGTCGAGGCGTCCATCAGCGGCCTGACCGACGAGCAGGCCACCACCCGCCCGGCGGGCCTGCCGCACAGCGTCGCGGAACTCGTGGCGCACGTGAACTGGTGGAACCGCTGGATGCTGGACATCATCGAGATGGGTCAGGCCCAGCCATACCCGAAGCACGCCTCGGACACCTGGCCCGAGGTGCAGGCGAGTGACTGGCCGCGCGTGAAGAACGAGTTCTACGAGCTGCTGGCCCGCATCGACCCGCACGCGGCGCGCCCGGACCTGTCCAACCCCGTGAACCACGAGGAGACCATCGGGGAGCTGCTGGCGGACATGGCGCTGCATACGGCACATCACTTCGGGCAGGTGGTCACGGTGCGGCAGGCGCTGAACCTGTGGCCTCCTCCCGGCGGCGGGGACACGTGGTGACCCTGGACGGCGTGGCGGGACTGTTCGCGGGCGGACCGGCGAACGTTCCCTGGACGCGGGCACTGGATGGTCTGGGCGAGGTCGAGGCGGCGCGCGTGCCGGTCGGTCTGCCCCATTCGGTCGCGCAGGTCGCCGCGCACGTGCGGTTCTGGCAGGACTGGCTGCTGGAGCTGTCAGGTGGGGGCACGCCGGTCTGGCCGGACCACGCGGCGGACGGCTGGCCCGAACCCGGCGACTGGACTGACCTGCGTGCGGCGCTGCTGGACGGTCAGGACCGCCTGCAGGTCCTGACGCGCGACGCGGCGTTCACGGCGGGACACACTCCCGGCGGCCAGTCCTGGGCGACCCTGCTGTCGAATTTTGCCGGGCATGGCGTGTACCACCTGGGGCAGGTCGTGCTGATCCGGCAGGCGCTGGGCCTGTGGCCGCCACCCGGCGGCGGGGACACCTAGTAGGGAAAGAGGATTTCTATGTCGAACGTGTTTTACCGCAGCAGCAAGTCGTACCCGGTCGCCGTGCGCGCCGGGGGCGTGTTCATCGAGACGCAGGACGGTCGGTCGTTCCTGGACGGGTCGTCCGGGGCGCTGGTGGCGAACATCGGGCATGGGCGCGTGTCCGTGGCGCAGGCGATGGCAGAGCAGGCGTCCCGGCTGGCGTTCGTGCACGGTTCGCAGTTCACCAGTGACGTGCTGGAGGAGTATGCGTCACGCCTCGCCACCTTCCTGGATCTGCCGGGGTACCGCTTCTGGGCGGTGTCGGGCGGGTCCGAGGCGAACGAGAGTGCCATCAAGCTCGCGCGCCAGTACCACGTGGAGCGTGGTGAGCCGGGGCGCTTCAAGGTGATCACGCGGGTGCCCAGCTATCAC
The Deinococcus sedimenti DNA segment above includes these coding regions:
- a CDS encoding gamma carbonic anhydrase family protein — protein: MPLYALDGHRPDIHPTAFIAPSADLIGQVTVSAQASVWFGAVLRGDLEPIRIGPGCNVQDGAVLHTDAGWPCVLDDHVTVGHRAIVHGATCGPGSLVGMGAVMLSGSSLGAGAMLGAGAVLPEGTHVPDGMLAVGVPARVVRHAPSGGNAQRYVLNAQRYRAGLQPLGEAGKDDPSARERAI
- a CDS encoding cold-shock protein; its protein translation is MAQGRVKWFNVEKGYGFIEHPGNPDVFVHYSAIQSGGFRKLNEGDEVDFEVEAGQGSKGPQAKNVQVTNAAPAPMAARGGGSRW
- a CDS encoding YjgN family protein, whose translation is MSEPTTPESRPLGRHDPTGTRPTSAALADGPPAPMGGPADPPDVMRHDLSFTGSAGEYFRLWIVNVALTLVTLGIYLPWARVRTRQYFYGHTWLDGQNFEYRANPAALLRGYLLVGALFLLYGYSLDRELYWLMIPILLLYAGAYPWLVWRSLRFQAANTFHRGLNFSFHGTAGESYVAYGAANLAASVAGIFALPWAWFMQRQYQVRGLGYGQARGHFRGDVAPFYLIGLTSLGLSVGGVIVALLLGGMVAGAWSALSGELTSGRGEIWDRVSPTTLWIFAGVAYVSFLLLYVVGWQYVRGATMKYVLNNAELGGVVRSGATFNPWGLVWISVTNSLAQVLTLGLATPWAAIRRARFVLLGTHIRAITDLDHFRGQAQLPGTALGEAASELLDIQVGF
- a CDS encoding M48 family metallopeptidase, with protein sequence MPALAPGSETLRGVYFDGHSSRDRAATLTLSDPVRLDLEGESQVFPASAVVTDPPVPGVRRVVRLPGGARFETTEFAALLAWERARGQHRALRGVAWLEARWGSALAAVVVAFALTGAFLVWGIPALATQAAHVTPRGVLASFDEQTLQVLEDQDLVGPSGLPTERQAALQRQFRAVQAWAGGGYPYRLLIRDGEPSGFGGVGANAFALPNGTIVMTDQLVALARSDRELLGVLAHETGHVTRRHGLAAVYQGLGLGLVTTLITGDLVSASTFAAAVPAAILRGGYSRDAETEADRVSADFMLSQYGTTKPLQDILARLDREEEDDPADPSWLDIFRSHPVTSERVAALKALDRP
- a CDS encoding ROK family protein, whose protein sequence is MTADLPRSSALTSPLLALDIGGTSMRAALVQGGQVLERVEARTPRPATPDAVIEAAIALARPLAARAAAVGVACAGAVARGRVTATATHTFPGWVDIPLAERLGAGLGLPCAALNDARAAAWGEYAAGSGGGTTEFMFVTISTGVGAGLVLGGKLHLAANGLDAELGFVTVPAHWNAGAPTPAGRLAPLEFESSGTALNARAVTLGFADARSLCDAAEAGDATADAEYRHSAAGLAWKIADIAALIGVTRVALGGSVGLRPGYRTRVQEALAAFPERYRPEVVHAALGADAGLIGAALWAARSANG
- a CDS encoding L-glutamate gamma-semialdehyde dehydrogenase; protein product: MSSTLMEGFLPFEHEPYFNFKDTQVAERQRAAFALVRERYLGKAFPLIVNGREVQGEGTFDVRNPADTREVVWSFQMATPAQLDEAVKAAQAAFEEWRFTEPFQRATIFKRAAELLRARRMEFNAVMTLENGKNWFEADGEVAESVDHFEVFARETMRWASGKPVYPMPDEHVTTVYEPLGVVACISPWNFPSAIPLGMALGALAAGNTVLWKPASETPLSSYLMIELLFEAGLPRGTVQFLTGTDDVLGDPLVDHPGVRMIAFTGSKEIGCRIYERAARVQPGQKWLKRVIAEMGGKDPTVVCADGDLEAAATGIVQAAFGYSGQKCSACSRVIVEESVYDDLLARVVEKARGLKVGLPEENADLGPVITQGSAERITKYVQEGQGRVRLLLGGDAPDVGERVGGYVAPTILADVPADDALFQEEIFGPVLAFTKARDWQHAIELANDSEYGLTAAFYSRDPRKIDEARKKIHVGNLYVNRKCTGALSGTHAFGGYGMSGTNAKVGGPDYLFWFLQTKTIAQRY
- a CDS encoding DUF4180 domain-containing protein, coding for MEPQQSDKVTTLPELGLTLQSATDIPQVVGATFGHAGLLLHDTDLGADFLNLRTGLLGELFQKFVNYCLPVAVVVPDPARYGERFAELAREHARHPAIRFVPDEAAGRAWLRGQP
- a CDS encoding DinB family protein, with amino-acid sequence MTDDSRNQRSQLAFARLLPKLFRGGQAFVGVEASISGLTDEQATTRPAGLPHSVAELVAHVNWWNRWMLDIIEMGQAQPYPKHASDTWPEVQASDWPRVKNEFYELLARIDPHAARPDLSNPVNHEETIGELLADMALHTAHHFGQVVTVRQALNLWPPPGGGDTW
- a CDS encoding DinB family protein; the protein is MVTLDGVAGLFAGGPANVPWTRALDGLGEVEAARVPVGLPHSVAQVAAHVRFWQDWLLELSGGGTPVWPDHAADGWPEPGDWTDLRAALLDGQDRLQVLTRDAAFTAGHTPGGQSWATLLSNFAGHGVYHLGQVVLIRQALGLWPPPGGGDT